The Ananas comosus cultivar F153 linkage group 6, ASM154086v1, whole genome shotgun sequence genome segment TGAATTCTTGTGATTTAATACATGtaactttatttttcacttattaaattatattaaataaagatattaaatttttaactaataactttttttgtaatatttgcTAAATGAGTTAGTTCAAACATTATATTAGCTTAGATAGCTCACTTCATGACATATGATTTATTTGGATTAGTTTCtgtttaacctttttttttttttcactgtcttcatgtttcattaattttttagtttaattttttttacattaatttagatttgaaaGTTTGTTTTAGCTCGGTTtacaaaaactatttttaaattataaaacattcttgaatttaaaagggtatttttaaaactatattTGATATGCGTCTATTGGATTGTTTTCAAAAAAGGCAAAATAGAAATTCCATTGCTATTAAGgtaactttttataaaaaaaatagtaagtaGGTTAATCTTGAAGATTTCTTAAACATAGAGGATCAtctataaaatttcaatttttaaagggATATACATGTAATTAGATGTTTGGAAGGgcatatagtaaattttttctatatactatGGACGTATATATTGTCAAATTCATGTGGcatatttctttttctaaagGGCTTGTAACCCCTTAGCATATAGTCCTCTTCCCCAAGATGGGCCTCAAGGCCGGGCAGTACCACGGGCCGTGCTGTCGCCCCGGCACGGCCCAGACCCGTAACGAGCCGTGCCGTGCCGAGCCAACGGGCTGAATTGGGATGGCCTAGCACGGCCTATATTACCAGATCGGCCTGACCCGACACGAGACCTACAGTACCAATGTCGTGCCTAGCCCGCCCTGTACttgtgccgggccgggcggcccacgGGTTGCCCGACACATTTTACATCCCTAGTATAATACTAGCaatatccttataattttaattaataatgataaaagattcaatacaaattaaatatatatataatatatgaaaaaataattaaatatataatacttaataaaaaataaaataattaaatattaatatataaataataaaataaataataatatataaaatttaattaatttatattacataataagatttaagtataaatatattgttatattgataatatttatattaatttatttatttatatatctatttatctaataaaatgaaaagaaaagcaaaattgTTTTTAGTTTTCCTAGGTTCAATTTTAACATGTTGTTTCGAAACAATCCGTTTGATCGGAACAACTAGTTCCCCGCAGTTCTCACATCGTTTGGATAAAGTTGGAGGATATTCTGTAACGCctcaatagtctcacatcgagTAGGAAACTGATtctaattagaatatatgaggtctccacgttagtaataataattgaatttaagcattttgggccggcggtgtggacccaacgagttattttTAGtggcgggtcgggtcgttgcaattagTATCTGAGACGAATACCATCCAAAAGTGTGAGAGTTAAGTGTTATGCGGGACAAAAcgctacaccaacggatttggtgggagccacctcttaaATCTGTAGGAGTCATATTTAGAATCTCATATCGTCTGGTAATTTCAGTTTgcatctgtgatctggttttgACTCGACGAGGACGTCACAGTCTAagcagggggagtttgtaacgtcCCAACAATTCCATATCGAGTGGAAACtagattctgattagaatatataaggCTTACATACtactaataataactgggtttaaatattttgggccggtggtttgaacccaacaagttatttttgctgacgggtcgggtcgttgcacaTTCCCCCTTGTTCCGAAAAAGCCCGCATACCAAATCTAGCCTTAAGTTAATTTGTTATGGTTGTACATTTGTGGCCTCTTATACCAGAGTTCATCTAATTAAattaagagaaaaacaaaattattcttAATTTTCCTAGGAACAATTTTAACGGGTTGTTCTAAAACGACCTGCTTTGACCGGAACAACTAGTTTCACCCAGTTCTCACATCATTTGGATATAAATTGGATGATATCCCTCTTTGTTCTGAAAAGTCTTGCTTACCAAATGCACAGCCTTAAGTTAATTTCTTGTAGTTGTACATTTGTGGCAAGTGATACCATTGTAATTTTATTTGGATTatgttaaaataaattattgggTAATAACTTGTTTGATATAAATACTGTTTTGTAATTATAAGTTAGCAGTTTGATTTCTATTTCAGGTTTTGTTATTTATGAGTTAATacaatatcatattttatttaaaaggtGATGTAGGCCTTATTTGTAGGGTTGAAAACGAGCCGAGCTTAAGCGAGCTTATTTCAGTTCAaacttggcttgaaattaatttcgaatataaatttagactcaagctcggcttgaaattaattcgaaacgagctcgagcgagcctgactgcttgaaattcttaaattgtacaatttacaatttaatttttataaacattatctaaaatttgatacaaaaatatgtcttatagttcaacatacaaaataaatgcatgaaatacggtattataatttttaaaaaataattaaaaaaacaacTTGGCGAGCAAATGaaagagaagggagagagaataATTAGAGTAAAATTTTGCTGATTTAATTTTATGAGCCAATAAATATGCTTAATAACTTAAACTctagatacatataattaatatacatattatatattatgagtccggctgagatactatcgatagcacgaagcatttggtactatcaagttttctcctgttagatttaccttttttatcattttcatccattcgattatactattcaactaactacccaTTAACCttagggggtccacatcattataaccacacatcttttaatctaagagcaatcattctaaccgcacattttttaattcaaggatagaaaacttaatatgacttgatgctattaatagtatttcagcctagtttttatattattaatatataattatatttatatttgtatatatactagctgtatatatatactataaacgagcgtaataaatattttaataattatctaaaatgatataaatttatacattatatttatttaaatatttataatataaaatttaaatttaaaaaataaattaaattatttatattattaaaaaatatttatcatattgtaacttaaatttaaataaagagTTGTTACCAACAataattacataatatttttttttttattttaatagttaaaaaaatagattgaaTTGTTATATACTATTAAGAAATATTTATCATATAGTTGGTAacaacaataattatataatttttttcttatttcattaGTTCAAGCCCAGGCAAAGATTAGGCCCAAATCTCATCGTCCGCATTTTATTTTACTCGTGCCAAAACACCACCAGCGGCACACAGCAGACAGCATGGCTAGCAAGCACTGCCCGAAAACGAAAAGCTAAACACGCCGAGACAGGGAAGCGAGACGGATCAGATGAGGCCAGCTGTCAGCAGCTCAGTGGTCCTCGTCCTCGGCGGCGGGGGGGGCGGCGCAGTTGTCGCGGAGGGCGTAGAGCTGGTAGGGTTTGCTGTCGGTGGCGAGCCACTGCTCGACGGTGAAGAGCTGCTGGGCGCAGGCGGCGTGGGGCCCGGTCGTCGTCACCTCCACGTAGTTGCAGTACCACCCGTGGTTGGCCCCGCTGCCGTCCGACGTCAGGTTCAGCCGGCAGGGCGGCGACGTCGTGCAGCGCCCGAGCCCGCTGAACACGTCGAGGTTGCCCCGCTCGAAGTAGTTGTGGCCCTCCCCCATCAGGCCCCCCCACTTCCCCAGGTCCGCGATCTGCACCCCGGAGCCGTCCGATCCCGTCAGCTCCACGCCGATCACCGAGTCCGTGCCCGCCTTCCAGACCGACCCCGTCCGCGCGTACACCGTGTACACGCACTTGTCCGAGTCGTCCCCGGCCCCCACGTCGACCGATCGGGATCCGACGGCCTGTGTACGTAGGATCGACAGTAGTTAAATATGGGAAAAAAAggggttttatttatttatttatttaccgTATAAACGCGCTTACCTCGATGAGTGAGGGAGCAGCGGTGGAGTGGGCGAGGGAGGagccgaggaggaggaagaggacgacgaGGAAGGGGAAAGGGATGCCCATTTCTGAGGATTTGGGGATTTGGGGAGCAAAAGAGAGGGGGGAAACGAGATttaaagggcaaaaaaaaaagagtgatcGATGTGGTGGGGTTCTACCACGGCCCAGGAATCGATGTGTAAAATAGTTGGATTGCTTTTAATGACAAGGGGATTATTCTAATCCTTTTATTAACGAAAAATAAACTCCGTTGCGAAGGAAAATTGTTCAAAACTAGTTCTTTACAACAGTTTTTAAGATATGACTCAAACcaatcttattattttaaacaaaGAGTTAATTACATATACCTTCCGGTAAATATagcaaattacaaatatatattcttataaaccTCAACTTTCTTATATTATTCTTACAAAAGTCTTTTAATGACAAGGGgatgtacaaaatttaattttgatttatccaaattcaaacttaaaattataatttaaattttaatttgaatccatcaatttaatttaatttttaaataaaatttgaataaaattttagattttaaattaaatttaaatttataaatatgatttttaaaattaaacttatattttaattaaaaaaataagtttaaaaaaattaaatttaaaccgaACAAATTCATTCCATccagatttaatttttaatttgaccTCCTAGGACggatagaaaaaaagaaaaattaggaaCATTTTCATTCACCcgaaaatcagaatcaaaataaaaatctcatataccaaatataaacaaacaaatttatttatttcaattttaatttcaaagtgAAAGAGAGACAAATCAAATGCACCCTAACTGTATAGTAATACAGCGGAAGTGAGTTCCATCCGCTACAGGTATGAGAATGTGTCACGTGAGATTGTAGATGGGATTTTGTACATCCCACGTGCTTCACGCTGTTCGATCTTATTAAAGATCTATGGGCTCATTTCCGGTGTATCGATCGAAAACTTAGTTTGTCGGGTTCGAGACTCGGAGGTGGGGTTAACCCCGCTGTAGTCGGCAACGTGTCGGTACGAAAGAGCCCGAGCCCAACCCGCTAGGCTGCGCGACCGTGCTGTGGTACGCCGTACGGAGCCTATGGTCGTGAGCCCACGTTCTCATCCCTATTCAGGTGGGACCCTCACtccttgccacgtggcaagttttttttttttttgggtggtaAGATCTGGATTGCACAGGAAGGTTCTGGACACGGCAGAAAGCCCCGCGTGGCACtatttacattcaaaattttcatctaaaatgtaaaattttaaattgaaaattttttatttaaaatactttttaaaaaatatataaatcttaaATTGAACAGTTTAAACTGTGATGATGACAATTTAggaattctaaaaaaaaattcggaTTACTGGCATTCACAAATGCAAAATACCCACCCCTCTCGTTAAAATAATTATCACGTTTTGGAATAATCTTATTTCATTCCGAATGAAAATATTTTCTGACCACATTATTAAGCAAGATTAGCAATCgctataaaatttatagaatttcTAAAGAAATATCCATCACACGACAAACCACAAGCTGGGGCATGTACTACGAATTGGAGAAGAAACTAAAACAGATTTAAAACGCGGACAGCCAAAAAAGCCAAAATGGTATTCTAGCGTAGtagatgattattattattattatttttttccgaTGAAACATAATAGATGATTAAATGATTAAATGCCGCAAAACAGAGTGACAAAGCAAACAAGTAAATGCAGAACAAATCCCCCACAATTAAAAGTATTATTAACTATTCATCTTAGAGCTGTGGCTAGCAGTGTCTAAAGGGCATGCTTCTTGTTTCCTCCATAATGCAGTAGTAATGTAGTACAACTGTGATTATTTTAAAATGGTAAAATCTAATTGCCACGAATCAACTCAAGATATCCAGTAGAGATTAGGCAATCACATCCATGTCTGCCGAATAGAGTATTTTCAAACCATAACATTTGCTCGCAAATAAAACGATACAACACAAACTAATCTCAAGGCAACACTAAATTGCGTTCCACAAACTTCAGGAAGCATACAAGTGTTCATATGTTTCACGCAACTAGATTTTAATATATGATTCATGCAactagattttaatataaacatCCGAGGATTCACAATCATTTCTTTGGATTGTTAGTCATATTGTTGTCTCAGCTGCATCTCGGTCTCGCTCTTCCATGCAGAATGAGTCGATTGTCCTCTCATCCTCTTGCTCTTCTCCATCTCTTTGATGGTCGACCCTTTCTTCTTATCAGGTTCGTTTACCTCTGCAGGAGGGCGATCTCCGCAAATTAGGCACAATATGCCAACGCGTACTGTAATTCCATCCTACACTGAATTCGGTGAATTTGTTATTGgtaaaggtcaatcctaacaAATATAGAATTACttgatatgatatatttttttatccatattccatctattttaaatttaaatagaatcctaataaGACTTTGGTGTGAAGTCGATCTGGATTTTATATAAAGGAGTATTGATCATGCCACAttctcatacgcattctggtgaagaattaccatcggttTCACACCATACGGTAGAGTGTcttagaaaggaaaagaaaccaAATAACCCAAGTTCGTTCGTGACTTCCAGATCATAGCCGGACTTCACGCTTCCGcagattgatcaagaatttcttctctatggcgctctgtgagtcatcttgttttattttgatcatgaattttggtatgtatttagttttcttcttattttacaTACATAGAAAATCTATCAAAATGTTGttaaactgttttttttttttttttttaattatgactaacttaatatattatatatattgtattttccACCTCAAGGGAgtgaagtgcatattttttaatctacaATGCTAAGGGCTAACGTTGTAAGTATTCACAAGggttatgtacatatatacttttttatccAATTTATCCAAGGTgttaaatacaatatatataatatattaagagGGTTTCTGTAGAGGAGAAGTGATTActgtataattaattttgaaataaaaaaataattttggttgaAAACTATAGAATGTTTAGCTAAGcctatatgaaaaataattttttgaaagtaattttgtaaagctatttagtaaaaaataaattttagtgttggcaaaaataataaatttctttactaaattttattttgaaataattcaccatttgaatttaaatataaaatttaaaaatttaaatacaaatttaaaatttgatatttaaatttaaaatctaagtttcaaactttaaattctgacatttgatatttaaaattaaaaattaaaaattaaaaaataaaatttaattttataatttaaaattttatatttgaaacttaaaatctaaaatcaaatcttaaaatttaaaattcaaatttttaaaattttaaatttgaaatctaaaatctaaattttaaaatttaaaattaaatatttatctcaaaattttaaattaagaattttggaatttaatatctaaatttaaaatttaaaatttaaaattttaatatttaaaacataCAAGTTGAGATCTAATAGTTTaaactctaaatttttaaattttaaatctgaacttcaatttaatatttgaattaaaaattaaaattaaaatttgaatttggatccaaaattaaaaatcaaattttaagttgtaAATTTTAG includes the following:
- the LOC109711794 gene encoding PLAT domain-containing protein 3-like isoform X1, giving the protein MGIPFPFLVVLFLLLGSSLAHSTAAPSLIEAVGSRSVDVGAGDDSDKCVYTVYARTGSVWKAGTDSVIGVELTGSDGSGVQIADLGKWGGLMGEGHNYFERGNLDVFSGLGRCTTSPPCRLNLTSDGSGANHGWYCNYVEVTTTGPHAACAQQLFTVEQWLATDSKPYQLYALRDNCAATAAGKDEDH